In the Gossypium raimondii isolate GPD5lz chromosome 9, ASM2569854v1, whole genome shotgun sequence genome, one interval contains:
- the LOC105798832 gene encoding BI1-like protein has translation MFAYDRVSHSSANKADEIDLESGETLYPGLSYGENQLRWGFIRKVYGILAAQLVLTTVVSAFVVLSAPVNELLRGNSGLLLFLCLIPFVLLWPLHVYHQKHPVNLVILGLFTVSLSLTVGVSCANTDGRIVLEALILTAAVVASLTGYTFWASKKGKDFSYLGPILFTGLIILILTGLIQMFFPLGPTSTAVYGGISALIFCGYIVYDTDNLIKRFTYDDYILASATLYLDILNLFISILRVLRSGDN, from the exons atgttTGCATACGATCGCGTAAGCCACTCGAGTGCCAACAAGGCGGATGAGATAGATCTAGAATCAGGGGAGACTTTGTACCCGGGACTCAGCTACGGCGAGAACCAACTCCGGTGGGGTTTTATCCGCAAGGTTTACGGCATCTTGGCAGCGCAGTTGGTTCTAACCACCGTGGTCTCCGCCTTCGTGGTTCTTTCGGCTCCGGTCAACGAGCTCCTTCGTGGAAATTCTGGCCTCTTGCTCTTCCTCTGTTTAATCCCCTTCGTCT TGTTGTGGCCCTTGCATGTCTATCACCAAAAGCACCCTGTGAACTTGGTTATCCTCGGCCTCTTCACCGTGTCATTGAGTCTCACAGTTGGTGTGAGCTGTGCAAATACCGATG GAAGAATCGTGCTTGAAGCGCTAATTTTGACAGCTGCTGTGGTTGCATCTCTTACTGGCTACACTTTCTGGGCATCGAAGAAGGGCAAGGACTTCAGCTATCTCGGACCGATTTTGTTCACCGGCCTTATTATCCTCATCTTAACTGGTCTAATCCAG ATGTTCTTCCCGCTCGGCCCAACATCTACTGCTGTATATGGTGGAATTAGTGCGTTGATTTTCTGTGGGTACATAGTATATGACACCGACAACCTGATCAAACGCTTCACATATGATGATTACATTTTGGCCTCCGCCACTCTTTATTTGGACATCCTGAATTTGTTCATTTCCATTTTACGGGTTCTGAGATCCGGGGATAACTAG